A genomic region of Alistipes megaguti contains the following coding sequences:
- a CDS encoding PEP/pyruvate-binding domain-containing protein, with amino-acid sequence MNKSLEQYMSDGSKLPYRFMKYRIHKILLVCCSYDGYILEEDGHIESQINQEYIDLNMSNPPSLTRVSSTAEALEALAEDDSYDFILTMYNVGEPDVFAFAHIVKERHPQIPVALLTSFSKDIYRRIEEQDHSGLDYIFSWHGNTDLIIGIIKLIEDKMNADEDILEGGVQAILLVEDSIRFYSTYLPELYKLILLQNTEFLKDAFNEQQQVLRKRARPKILLARSYDEAVELYDRYHKNLLGVISDVGFVLHRNAPSESEKLDAGIDLCRRIKQDNPLMPVLLQSSQTSFREQARALGAGFIAKNSKTLLSELSDYIAKEFAFGDFVFEDPETGAEIGRAKDLTQMQQMIATIPDKAFEYHTSQNHLSKWLYSRGLFPLAASIRQYNKSHFSSVEEHRRVLVNLIRDYRTLLGQGVVARFDPETYSDAVAFARIGEGSLGGKARGLAFMNSMLTKHRQYDKHENVRIMIPRSVVIATEYFDEFIHRNGLQYIISQDFSDEEILSEFVTSTVPQRLQEELKAYIRTVRTPLAIRSSSKLEDSHYQPFAGIYSTYMIPYTPNEDQMLRLVLRAVKSVYASVYFAASRAYIASSQNLISEEKMAVIIQEVCGTEQNGLWFPTCSGVARSINYYPIGDEQPSDGVCNLAMGLGKLVVDGGRTLRFSPRYPQKVLQTSTPELALSDTQTEVLALSLRPEEFRTSIDDAVNLRRLTLREIGDYRNSRYVCSVWDRENERISDSPFDRGRKVITFNNILKYNTFPLAEIISDILRMGAEEMRCPVEVEFAVNMDVAPGQQQIFNLLQIRPIIDNQDNRAIDWSKEDPARALIYGEQALGIGMMADLADIIYVKSDAFDSLSTEKIADELLQLNNRMRDEGRSYILVGPGRWGSSDPYLGVPVKWNHISEAKVIVECGIEKFEVEPSQGTHFFQNVTSLGVGYLTISPFRGDGIFREEELNARKALYEGVYLRQVRFEHPLWVCIDGRSSKGMVREAQKD; translated from the coding sequence ATGAACAAAAGCCTCGAACAATACATGTCCGACGGGAGCAAACTCCCCTATCGGTTCATGAAATACCGCATCCACAAGATCCTGCTCGTCTGCTGCAGCTACGACGGCTACATCCTCGAGGAGGACGGCCACATCGAATCGCAGATCAACCAGGAGTACATCGACCTCAACATGTCGAACCCGCCGTCGCTCACGCGTGTCAGCTCGACGGCCGAGGCGCTCGAGGCCCTGGCCGAGGACGACTCCTACGACTTCATCCTGACGATGTACAACGTCGGCGAACCCGACGTCTTCGCCTTCGCCCACATCGTCAAGGAGCGCCATCCGCAGATCCCCGTAGCGCTGCTCACCTCCTTCTCGAAAGACATCTACCGCCGCATCGAGGAGCAGGACCACTCGGGCCTCGACTACATCTTCTCGTGGCACGGCAACACGGACCTGATCATCGGTATCATCAAACTCATCGAGGACAAGATGAACGCCGACGAGGATATCCTCGAGGGGGGCGTGCAGGCCATCCTGCTGGTCGAGGACTCGATCCGCTTCTACTCGACCTACCTGCCCGAACTCTACAAGCTGATCCTGCTGCAGAACACCGAATTCCTGAAGGACGCCTTCAACGAACAGCAGCAGGTGCTCCGCAAACGGGCCCGTCCGAAGATCCTCCTGGCACGCAGCTACGACGAGGCCGTCGAACTCTACGACCGCTACCATAAGAACCTGCTCGGCGTAATCTCCGACGTGGGGTTCGTCCTCCACCGCAACGCCCCCTCCGAGAGCGAGAAGCTCGACGCCGGAATCGACCTCTGCCGCCGCATCAAGCAGGACAATCCGCTGATGCCCGTGCTGCTGCAGTCGTCGCAGACCTCCTTCCGCGAACAGGCCCGGGCGCTCGGCGCCGGCTTCATCGCCAAGAACTCCAAGACGCTGCTCTCCGAGTTGAGCGACTACATCGCCAAGGAGTTCGCCTTCGGCGACTTCGTCTTCGAAGACCCCGAGACCGGCGCCGAAATCGGCCGCGCCAAGGACCTCACGCAGATGCAGCAGATGATCGCCACGATCCCCGACAAGGCCTTCGAGTACCACACCTCGCAGAACCACCTCTCCAAATGGCTCTATTCGCGCGGACTGTTCCCGCTGGCCGCCTCGATCCGCCAGTACAACAAGAGCCACTTCTCGTCGGTCGAGGAGCACCGCCGCGTACTGGTCAACCTGATCCGTGACTACCGCACGCTGCTCGGTCAGGGTGTCGTGGCACGCTTCGACCCGGAGACCTACTCCGATGCCGTGGCCTTCGCCCGCATCGGCGAGGGTTCGCTCGGCGGCAAGGCCCGCGGCCTGGCCTTCATGAACTCGATGCTCACCAAGCACCGCCAGTACGACAAACACGAGAACGTCCGCATCATGATCCCCCGCTCGGTGGTCATCGCCACGGAGTATTTCGACGAGTTCATCCACCGCAACGGCCTGCAATACATCATCTCGCAGGACTTCTCCGACGAGGAGATCCTCTCGGAATTCGTCACCTCGACCGTGCCGCAGCGCCTGCAGGAGGAGCTGAAGGCCTACATCCGCACGGTCCGCACGCCGCTGGCCATACGCTCCTCGTCCAAACTCGAGGATTCGCACTACCAGCCCTTCGCCGGCATCTACTCCACCTACATGATCCCCTACACGCCCAACGAGGATCAGATGCTGCGGCTCGTCCTGCGCGCCGTCAAGAGCGTCTACGCCTCGGTCTACTTCGCCGCCTCGAGGGCCTACATCGCCTCGTCGCAGAACCTCATCTCGGAGGAGAAGATGGCCGTCATCATCCAGGAGGTCTGCGGCACGGAGCAGAACGGGCTGTGGTTCCCGACCTGCTCGGGCGTCGCCCGCTCGATCAACTACTACCCGATCGGCGACGAACAGCCCTCGGACGGCGTCTGCAACCTGGCCATGGGTCTGGGCAAACTGGTCGTCGACGGCGGCCGCACGCTGCGCTTCTCGCCCCGCTACCCGCAGAAGGTGCTCCAGACCTCGACCCCCGAACTGGCGCTGAGCGACACGCAGACCGAGGTGCTGGCCCTGAGCCTGCGCCCCGAGGAGTTCCGCACCTCGATCGACGATGCGGTCAACCTGCGCCGCCTGACGCTGCGCGAAATCGGCGACTACCGCAACTCGCGCTACGTCTGCTCGGTCTGGGACCGCGAGAACGAACGCATCTCGGACAGTCCGTTCGACCGCGGGCGCAAGGTCATCACGTTCAACAACATCCTCAAGTACAACACCTTCCCGCTGGCCGAGATCATCTCGGACATCCTCCGCATGGGGGCCGAGGAGATGCGCTGCCCGGTAGAGGTGGAGTTCGCCGTCAATATGGACGTCGCCCCCGGCCAGCAGCAGATCTTCAACCTGCTGCAGATCCGCCCGATCATCGACAACCAGGACAACCGCGCCATCGACTGGTCGAAGGAGGACCCCGCCCGGGCACTGATCTACGGCGAACAGGCCCTCGGCATCGGCATGATGGCCGACCTCGCGGACATCATCTACGTCAAGAGCGACGCCTTCGATTCGCTCTCGACCGAAAAGATCGCCGACGAACTGCTCCAGCTGAACAACCGCATGCGTGACGAAGGACGCTCCTACATCCTCGTCGGACCGGGCCGCTGGGGATCGTCGGATCCCTATCTGGGCGTTCCCGTCAAGTGGAACCACATCTCCGAGGCGAAGGTCATCGTCGAGTGCGGCATCGAGAAGTTCGAGGTCGAGCCCTCGCAGGGGACCCACTTCTTCCAGAACGTCACCTCGCTGGGGGTGGGCTATCTGACGATCAGCCCCTTCCGCGGCGACGGCATCTTCCGCGAAGAGGAACTCAACGCCCGCAAGGCCCTCTACGAGGGGGTCTATCTGCGTCAGGTGCGCTTCGAACACCCGCTCTGGGTCTGCATCGACGGGCGTTCGAGCAAGGGCATGGTCCGGGAAGCACAGAAAGACTAA
- the gcvT gene encoding glycine cleavage system aminomethyltransferase GcvT — MKTTVFTDYHIAAGARMAEFAGYNMPIEFTGITDEHMTVRQGAGVFDVSHMGEIWVKGPKAEALLQRITTNDVSKLYDGKVQYSCMPNGRGGIVDDILVYRIDAQTYMLCVNAANIEKDWAHICRVGGEEFGMEAGAGKELYNASDEICQLAVQGPLAMKIVQKMCTEPVEEMEYYTFRKMEVAGCRAILSITGYTGAGGCEIYVANEDGARLWKALWEAGAEYGLKNIGLGARDTLRLEKGFCLYGNDIDDTTSPIEAGLGWITKFAEGKNFIDRPLLERQKAEGVARKLVGLKMVGRGIPRHGYALADAEGHAIGHVTSGTMSPCLKVGVALGYVETPFAKVGTQVDVIIREKPVRAEVVKIPFV, encoded by the coding sequence ATGAAAACCACCGTATTTACCGATTATCACATCGCCGCAGGGGCCAGGATGGCCGAATTTGCGGGTTATAACATGCCCATCGAGTTCACGGGCATCACCGACGAGCACATGACCGTGCGTCAGGGTGCGGGCGTCTTCGACGTGAGCCACATGGGCGAGATCTGGGTCAAGGGGCCCAAGGCCGAGGCGCTGCTGCAGCGCATCACAACCAACGACGTGTCGAAGCTCTACGACGGCAAGGTGCAGTATTCGTGCATGCCGAACGGCCGCGGAGGCATCGTCGACGACATTCTGGTCTACCGCATCGACGCCCAGACCTACATGCTGTGCGTCAACGCCGCCAATATCGAGAAAGACTGGGCGCACATCTGCCGCGTGGGCGGCGAGGAGTTCGGCATGGAGGCCGGAGCCGGCAAGGAGCTCTACAACGCTTCGGACGAGATCTGCCAGCTGGCCGTACAGGGACCCCTGGCCATGAAGATCGTGCAGAAGATGTGCACGGAGCCGGTCGAGGAGATGGAGTACTATACGTTCCGCAAGATGGAGGTGGCCGGCTGCCGGGCGATCCTCTCGATCACGGGCTACACGGGTGCCGGAGGCTGCGAGATCTACGTGGCCAACGAGGATGGCGCCCGGCTGTGGAAGGCCCTCTGGGAGGCCGGTGCCGAGTACGGACTGAAGAATATCGGTCTGGGAGCGCGCGACACACTGCGCCTGGAGAAGGGCTTCTGCCTCTACGGCAACGACATCGACGACACAACCTCACCTATCGAGGCGGGGCTGGGCTGGATCACGAAGTTCGCCGAGGGGAAGAATTTCATCGACCGTCCGCTGTTGGAGCGCCAGAAGGCAGAGGGCGTTGCACGCAAGCTCGTCGGACTGAAGATGGTCGGGCGAGGCATTCCGCGCCACGGCTACGCGCTGGCTGATGCCGAAGGGCATGCGATCGGCCACGTCACCTCGGGCACCATGTCGCCGTGTCTGAAGGTGGGCGTGGCGCTGGGCTACGTCGAGACTCCCTTTGCCAAAGTCGGCACGCAGGTTGATGTCATCATCCGCGAGAAGCCCGTGCGCGCCGAGGTGGTGAAGATTCCTTTTGTATAA
- a CDS encoding dihydroorotate dehydrogenase-like protein: MKTEYLGLELSSPVVVSSSPYTSNKTHIEECVRHGAGAVVLKSIFEEQIYRQAASLDKMEGYGDAGEYLERYLGDAYKAELLQLAKDAAALGVPVIGSINCIGTGEAWIDYATSMEAAGASALELNIFVLPTDRHASAAQIEQHYADIVRKVASAVKIPVSVKLPMRLTNVLSTCDTLLARGAKGVVLYNRFFEPDIDIEKMTLQPADPFSEPSELRNVLRSTALCSHVLPQLDVAVSTGVHDGAAAVKALLCGAKAVQVCTAIHKHGYEVIGQIGRFVDEWAARHGFDTLESFRGRMDYGSSQGEFFQRVQYMKYFPHDVE, encoded by the coding sequence ATGAAAACCGAATACCTGGGACTCGAACTTTCGAGTCCGGTCGTTGTGAGCAGTTCGCCCTACACGTCGAACAAGACCCATATCGAGGAGTGCGTACGCCACGGGGCGGGCGCCGTCGTATTGAAGTCGATCTTCGAGGAGCAGATCTACCGTCAGGCCGCCTCGCTGGACAAGATGGAGGGCTACGGGGATGCCGGCGAGTATCTCGAACGCTATCTGGGTGACGCCTACAAGGCCGAACTGTTGCAGCTGGCCAAGGATGCCGCCGCCCTGGGGGTGCCCGTCATCGGAAGCATCAACTGCATCGGCACGGGCGAGGCGTGGATCGACTACGCCACGTCGATGGAGGCTGCCGGCGCCTCGGCCCTCGAACTGAATATCTTCGTGCTGCCAACGGACCGTCACGCTTCGGCCGCGCAGATCGAGCAGCACTATGCCGACATCGTGCGCAAGGTGGCCTCGGCGGTGAAGATCCCCGTATCGGTCAAGCTCCCGATGCGGTTGACGAACGTCCTCTCGACGTGTGACACGCTGTTGGCCCGCGGTGCCAAGGGCGTGGTGCTCTACAACCGCTTCTTCGAACCCGATATCGACATCGAAAAGATGACTCTCCAGCCGGCCGATCCCTTCAGCGAGCCGAGCGAACTGCGCAACGTGCTGCGGAGCACGGCCCTCTGTTCGCACGTCCTGCCGCAGCTGGACGTGGCCGTTTCGACGGGTGTGCACGACGGTGCGGCGGCCGTCAAGGCGCTGCTGTGCGGCGCGAAGGCCGTTCAGGTCTGCACGGCCATCCACAAGCACGGCTATGAGGTGATCGGGCAGATCGGCCGCTTCGTCGACGAGTGGGCTGCGCGCCACGGTTTCGATACGCTGGAGTCCTTCCGCGGACGGATGGACTACGGCTCGTCGCAGGGCGAATTCTTCCAGCGCGTACAGTACATGAAGTATTTCCCGCACGACGTTGAGTAG
- a CDS encoding beta-N-acetylhexosaminidase, which produces MKKFLLSAFALTLAGSGFAAADQPAIVPVPQQVTCNGSKAITLTADSRISIPRSDKALRGAAELFSRQIAQEANLTLKVVEKPEGDIRLAIDPKLGEEAYRLDITKQGVDIRGGAPAGVFYGLQTLRQLLTQYGPTLPAMKIEDAPSFGYRGAMLDCSRHFFTVDEVKTFIDMLALHKINRFHWHLTDDQGWRIEIHRYPELTRIGSNRAETVLGKNTPAYDGTPYGGYYTQKQAREIVEYAAERFITVIPEIEMPGHASAALAAYPWLGCAGEGYKVQTCWGIFPEVFCAGKDSTFEFLQNVLAEVIEIFPSEYIHVGGDECPKESWKNCPACQQRIRDQHLKDEHELQNYFTLRMEKWFNGHGRHLIGWDEIIEGGISKSATIMSWRGAKGGIAAARAGNKAIMTPNTFCYLDYYQTRKPQNEPWGIGGYVSVEKAYSLDPYDQLTKEQQGYILGVQGNVWTEYIASLSHVQHMTLPRIAALAEVGWAYDRRDINDFRRRMENLRKIYERCGYRYAPYFFEKPVAGE; this is translated from the coding sequence ATGAAAAAATTCCTTTTGTCGGCCTTTGCGCTCACTCTGGCAGGGTCCGGCTTCGCGGCAGCAGATCAGCCCGCGATCGTTCCCGTACCCCAACAGGTCACCTGCAACGGCTCGAAAGCCATCACCCTGACGGCCGACAGCCGCATCAGCATCCCACGCTCGGACAAGGCGCTGCGCGGTGCCGCAGAGCTCTTCTCCCGACAGATTGCCCAGGAAGCGAATCTGACGCTGAAGGTCGTCGAAAAGCCCGAGGGCGATATCCGCCTGGCCATTGATCCGAAGCTCGGCGAAGAGGCCTACCGGCTTGACATTACGAAGCAGGGCGTCGATATCCGGGGCGGAGCGCCGGCCGGAGTCTTCTACGGACTTCAGACCCTGCGCCAACTGCTCACCCAATACGGACCGACGCTTCCGGCGATGAAGATCGAGGATGCGCCCTCGTTCGGATACCGCGGGGCGATGCTCGACTGCAGCCGCCACTTCTTCACGGTCGACGAGGTCAAGACCTTCATCGACATGCTGGCCCTGCACAAGATCAACCGCTTCCACTGGCACCTGACCGACGACCAGGGCTGGCGTATCGAGATCCACCGCTATCCCGAGTTGACCCGCATCGGTTCGAACCGTGCGGAGACGGTCCTCGGAAAGAACACCCCGGCCTATGACGGCACCCCTTACGGCGGATACTACACCCAGAAGCAGGCCCGCGAGATCGTCGAATACGCCGCCGAACGCTTCATCACCGTCATCCCCGAGATCGAGATGCCGGGCCACGCCTCGGCCGCCCTGGCCGCCTACCCCTGGCTGGGCTGTGCAGGCGAAGGATACAAGGTACAGACCTGCTGGGGCATCTTCCCCGAGGTCTTCTGCGCCGGCAAGGATTCGACCTTCGAGTTCCTGCAGAACGTGCTGGCCGAGGTGATCGAGATCTTCCCCTCGGAGTACATCCACGTGGGCGGTGACGAGTGTCCGAAAGAGAGTTGGAAAAACTGCCCGGCCTGCCAGCAGCGCATCCGCGACCAGCACCTCAAGGACGAGCACGAACTGCAGAATTACTTCACGCTCCGCATGGAAAAGTGGTTCAACGGCCACGGCCGGCATCTGATCGGCTGGGACGAGATCATCGAGGGCGGCATCTCGAAGAGCGCCACCATCATGTCATGGCGCGGTGCCAAGGGCGGCATTGCCGCGGCACGCGCCGGCAACAAGGCCATCATGACCCCCAACACCTTCTGCTACCTGGATTACTACCAGACCCGCAAACCGCAGAACGAACCCTGGGGAATCGGCGGCTACGTCTCCGTGGAGAAGGCCTATTCCCTCGACCCCTACGACCAGCTGACCAAAGAGCAGCAAGGTTACATTCTCGGCGTGCAGGGCAACGTCTGGACCGAATACATCGCCTCGCTGTCCCACGTACAGCACATGACGCTGCCGCGCATTGCCGCCCTGGCCGAGGTTGGATGGGCTTACGACCGCCGCGACATCAACGACTTCCGCCGCCGCATGGAGAATCTCCGCAAGATCTACGAGCGGTGCGGATACCGCTACGCCCCCTACTTCTTCGAGAAACCCGTGGCCGGAGAATAG